The genomic DNA AACTCGCAAAGGTTTTCAGTGGCGCTAATCGATACAAATTCAGATCAGATCATCGCAGAGACAGCTTATCTATCCGATTCAAAAATTAAGATGCATCTAAAACCAGGTTTTTCGCAGAGACTTTTTGAAACATCGCTCTCTACGATGTTGAAAGAAAACCAAAGGAGCAGGATCATAAACGATCTGCAGGCTCACTTCAACAAGACCAACTCGAAATCCACCGATTTGATCTTGAAAGAGGGATTCAGATCCAACATGACCGTTTTGGCTACAGTGAACAATGTTCCGTTTGGCTTTTTCTTCCTTTCATCGATCAATAAAGATAATTACAAAGAGAGGGACAAGAGATTGTTCGAGTTCGTCTCCGAGATCTTGTCTCAGAGGTTGTATTATTCGTTGACATCGCAGAAACTCGTGTCACACTTCGCAGCCAGTCTCACAACTTTGGCGAAATTCAGGGATGCCGAAACGGGCAACCATGTAGAACGAGTTGCTTGGTATTCGAGGATAATATCGGAGAGTTTGGAATTGAGCCCGAAGCTCGTCAGAATGATTTTTGAGTTCGCTCCGTTGCACGATATCGGCAAAATAGGTATATCAGATTCCATACTTTTCAAGCCTGGGCGTCTGGACGCGCGAGAATGGGAGATAATGAAGAGCCATGTGGAGATAGGTGTAGAGTTCGTGAAAAGTTTTACCAGTAGGGTCAAAGACATCTTGAATGCGGACAGCTTGAAATGTATGTTGAACATAATCTCTGATCATCATGAAAGGTACGATGGAAAAGGTTATCCAAAAGGCAAAAGTGGTGAGCAAATAAGCATAGAAGGTAGGATCGTGGCGATATCTGACGTTTTCGATGCTTTGACTTCGGTGCGACCTTACAAAAGGGCTCTCTCTTTTGAAGAGTCGTTACGAATAATCGTTGAAGGAAGAGGCACGCAGTTTGATCCTAAAGTCGTCGATGCCTTTTTGCGTGAAGAGCATAAAATCAGAGAAATATACGAAAAGTTCAAAGATTGATCTATTGAGTATTTTGGTTCAAATTAGAATTTTCGGTGCGCTTTTTCCTCTTCATTTCGTAGAGCGAGATGTCGGCACTCTGAAGGGCCGTTTCGTAGTTCGATTTACCAGAGAACTCGGCTACCCCATAACTGATGCTGACAGGGAAGTTGAAAGGATTTTCTGAAGAAAGTATGTTTTTGATCCTCTGAACTGCCTTGACGGCGTTGTAAGAACTCGATTCGCTCAGAATCAGAATGAACTCGTCCCCGCCATAACGTGCCGCTATGTCTGATGATCTGATAGCTTTGGCGATGCTCCGACCAACGAATTCTAAAACTCTATCACCAACCTTGTGACCGTAAGTATCGTTTATACTCTTGAAAGCATCCACATCGATGAGAACAACCGTGGATGAACTTTTGTTTCGTTCGATGATCTCTAAATGTTTCTTCACGATTTCTTCGAAAAACGATCTGCTGTACAGTTTGGTCAAAGTATCGTAGTACGCTATCCTCTCCAATTCTTCCTTTTGAGATTTTATTTCCGTCAACATGGTATTGATGGGATCGATCAGAGATTGTACGATGAGACCGTGCAACAAGACGTAGTAGGAGAAAAATCTAGACGCATGGCCAAGAAAGTTGAAAAATCCATAGACGTCTGTGTAAAGTGTGAAGAAGAACTCTCCCAGAGCGGTCAGTAACATACTGATCGTTATCTGGGTGCAGAAGCATGGTCTTTGTTCTTTCGCCTTATGATGGAGATGTTGAATGTCGATCACCACAGCCAATGCTAAAGCGATTAACACATATTCCATGGTGATTTTGAAGGGTGTCAATCCCGAACCTTCGATTAGACAATCTGGAAATTTTTTGAAAAAGATCGATAGCAAACCTGCGAAGGTCATAGAAGCGGCTATCGAGATGAAATACAAATTACTTTTGTTCCTGAGTCGAAGGGGAAAAAGCAGGAACATTCCAAAAACTTCCAAGGACCTACCTAAGATCCACAGTTGTGTAGGTTCATTGGCCGTCCAATTGGGAAATATGTTCATACCCTTGTACCCCAGGGTATGAACGAAATCCACTGTGGAAACGAACAAATAGAGAAGACCGATCTTTGTAAAAAGTCTGTTTTTTGAAGTGTTGATGGTCGTTATCGATATGAGGGTCAGACTCAGACCGACGAAGATCGCGAAAAATTCTATGACGGTATGGTAGAGCAAGTAGTTCACGAGAGAAACCTCATAAAGTACGCCGAAGATGAGTATGAGTGATACTGTTATCAGAACAGAAGGTTTCCAAATTGTTCTTTTGGAAAGTTTATCTTCTGACTTCTTCATTAGATCCATGTTAGAACCTCCCATTTCGCGTTTGGAAAACGTGGAGTTTATCCCTGATCAAAATTTATGTTACCACGAGGATCGAAAGGAACTTTTATGTTTCAAAATCCATCGAAAGCTAGGTGGAAGTTTACAACAAGTTTTTTATACCTGACCCATCGGATATGGTATAAATAAAGTTGCAAGGGTTCAAATCGGAGAGGTGGCCGAGCGGACTAAGGCGCACGCCTGGAGAGCGTGTGGTGGTCAAAAGCCACCCGTGGGTTCAAATCCCACCCTCTCCGCCAGGTACCGGGACAAATGTCCCGGTTTTTCGATAGTAGGGAGGCTCTGTACATGGAGAACGTTTTGATTTCCATAAGACCTGAGGTGGAAAAGATTTTGCAAAGTATGGGTCTTGAGTTGTTCGATATTTCTTTTAAAAAAGAACGTGGACGCTGGGTGCTCAGGATCGTGATAGACGATCCAAGCGGATATGTGAGTATAGCTCAGTGTGAAAACGTCTCGGTGAAGGTTTCGGATTACTTGGACCGTGAAGATCTCATACCTCACAGTTATGTGCTCGAAGTGTCTTCGCCTGGCCTCGATAGGCCTTTGCGCGGTTTGAACGATTATAAAAGGTTCACTGGAAAACTCGCAAAGTTTTGGCTTTCAAACGGTAGGGTACTGATCGGAAGAATAGAGAGTGCGGATGAAGATCAGGTCGTTCTAGATGTGCTTGGAGAGAAGGTCAAGTTCAAGCCAGAAGATGTGAAACGCAGTCGGCTCGAGGTTGAATTTTAGGAGGTGAGATTTATGAATTTGAACCTTCTTGAAGCTTTGGACCAGCTGGAGGAAGAAAAAGGTATATCCAAAGACGAAATCATAGAGATATTGGAGAGAGCTCTGGTCAGTGCGTACAAGAAGAATTTTGGTACCAGTAAGAACGTGGAAGTGAAGATAGACAGAATGACTGGCGATATCCAGTTGTTTCAAGTGTTCGATGTGGTCGAAAAGGTGACGGACGAGTTGACACAGATGAGCCTTGAAGAGGCACGGAAGATAGACCCATTGACGAATATCGGCAAGAAGGTTTACAAGAAAATAAACGTCAAGGAGTTTGGAAGAATCGCCGCGCAGACGGCCAAGCAAGTGCTCATACAGAGGCTTCGAGAGCTCGAAAAAGAAAGACAGTACGAACATTATTCGGGTTTGGCTGGTGTGGTCACCACCTGCGAGGTGATACGTGTTACACCTGACTGGGCGGATGTGCGGGTTGGTAAGATAGAAACAAGGCTTTTGAGGAGGGATTGGATCGCAGGTGAGACAATCAAACCTGGTGATCTGATAAAAGTCTACGTGGTGGACGTTCTGAAGGACAAGAAAGGTCCAAAAATCTTGGTTAGCAGGGCTGTTCCAGAGTTCGTCATAGGTCTGCTGAAGCTTGAGGTGCCCGAGGTGGAGAATGGAATTGTTCAAGTGAAGGCCGTCGCTCGGGAGGCGGGCGTGCGCACGAAGGTCGGCGTGGTTTCGACCAACCCACAGGTGGATCCAGTTGGCGCGTGCATAGGTGAAGGTGGCAGTAGGATCGCGGCGATACTGAAAGAGTTGAAGGGTGAGAAAGTGGATGTGTTCAAATGGTCAGATGATCCGAAGCAACTCATAGCGAACGCGTTGGCACCGGCCTCCGTTGTGAGCGTTGAGATACTCGATGCGGAAAGAAAGGCGGCCAGAGTCTTGGTTCCTCCAACGCAGTTGTCTTTGGCCATAGGTAAAGGTGGGCAGAACGCGAGGCTTGCGGTCAAGGTGACTGGATGGAAGATAGATATAAAACCCGTCATGAACGTTTGAAGGGAGGTAGAGCATGCTCTACGAATCTTTGAGGAAAGAGTTGAGGTCCAGAAAGTACAGAATGACCGCCCAAAGGGAGATCGTTTTGAAGATTTTTGCCGAATCCGATGAGAGACATCTAGGAGCCGAAGATGTCTACAGGAAACTCTCTGAAAAGAGATACAGGATAAGCAAAGCTACAGTCTATAGAACTGTGGAACTCCTCAGCAGGCTTGGTTTTCTAAGAAAACTCGAATTTGGAGAAGGTGTGTATCGCTACGAGCTCGCCACTCCGAATGCTGAAACGTTGCACCAGCACTTGATATGCAAAAGCTGTGGTGAACTTCTAGAGATAGACGAACAGATCGTCAAGCAACTGGTTCAGAACGTAGAAAGGCAGACTGGTTACATCGTGAAGGATTACGATGTCAAATTCTTCGGCTTGTGTCCAAAATGCCAGAGCAAGAGTAGAAATACTGCTGAAGAAAGTATGTAGAGAGGAAAGCTTTTAGAGACGTTCAAAAGTTTTGAGGAAAATTCGATCAGTCTTTGCAGAATCCAAGCGAAAGGTGTTGCACCGCGGAGTAGTGTGGCCGCGGTGTTTTGTAATCCTACCATGAGGAGAAACATGGCTAGAACACTCGCCCAGAGCATCGGTGTTGCGAGCAACACGGCTGGAACACTGACCAATGGAGCAAGCACGTTCACAACCGAGAAGAGAAACAGAAACGGACTCACACTGATGAAGGCTGAAAGTGATATCAACATGCTTTTGGCAAGATTGTTGGTGTTTTTGATTCCATCTTGGATCGAAATGAGTGTGGCTGCAGCGGCGTAGCTCATCATGAAGGATGGAGATAAAAGAATGAACGGCTCGACCAGAAGATTCAACGTTGCGACCAACCCGAGCAAGTTCAGCGGTTCTATGGGATAGTCCATCAATTTAAAGGCGTTCCAGATCGTTAAAAGCAGAACGGCTCTCAAAGCCGATGGAGAAGGACCAGTCATGGTTGCGAACAGAACTGTGAACAGGTTGGATAAGGGCCTTCTTATGAAAAGGCTGTGTGTGAAGAACGATATCAAGATGTCGAAGAGTGTGTAAACTATGCCAACGTGTAAACCAGAGACAGCGAACAGATGTGCAAGACCGCTCTTTCTGACTTCTTCGGCTCGGGAAGGAT from Pseudothermotoga sp. includes the following:
- a CDS encoding GGDEF domain-containing protein, whose product is MDLMKKSEDKLSKRTIWKPSVLITVSLILIFGVLYEVSLVNYLLYHTVIEFFAIFVGLSLTLISITTINTSKNRLFTKIGLLYLFVSTVDFVHTLGYKGMNIFPNWTANEPTQLWILGRSLEVFGMFLLFPLRLRNKSNLYFISIAASMTFAGLLSIFFKKFPDCLIEGSGLTPFKITMEYVLIALALAVVIDIQHLHHKAKEQRPCFCTQITISMLLTALGEFFFTLYTDVYGFFNFLGHASRFFSYYVLLHGLIVQSLIDPINTMLTEIKSQKEELERIAYYDTLTKLYSRSFFEEIVKKHLEIIERNKSSSTVVLIDVDAFKSINDTYGHKVGDRVLEFVGRSIAKAIRSSDIAARYGGDEFILILSESSSYNAVKAVQRIKNILSSENPFNFPVSISYGVAEFSGKSNYETALQSADISLYEMKRKKRTENSNLNQNTQ
- a CDS encoding HD domain-containing protein, whose protein sequence is MKSIKGILRNNSVFIAMLVITFSALVGALSVRERTFHKEYQEIRKVFNTINSVVAGREPFDVLLPTMEKFGFDSSKYKELLSKYESGMSNRESVIAEIRSFTTHLRTYEARLIQEYERFLSVLIWISWLSLPLLIILLIWQNLNVRRFVNRTIEKFVEISNKFNLSPIDIEEAEFEEEKRINSILREMNLVQSVYNVLRSIPPQSSIEDFIYASGPYLCDLFNSQRFSVALIDTNSDQIIAETAYLSDSKIKMHLKPGFSQRLFETSLSTMLKENQRSRIINDLQAHFNKTNSKSTDLILKEGFRSNMTVLATVNNVPFGFFFLSSINKDNYKERDKRLFEFVSEILSQRLYYSLTSQKLVSHFAASLTTLAKFRDAETGNHVERVAWYSRIISESLELSPKLVRMIFEFAPLHDIGKIGISDSILFKPGRLDAREWEIMKSHVEIGVEFVKSFTSRVKDILNADSLKCMLNIISDHHERYDGKGYPKGKSGEQISIEGRIVAISDVFDALTSVRPYKRALSFEESLRIIVEGRGTQFDPKVVDAFLREEHKIREIYEKFKD
- the rimP gene encoding ribosome maturation factor RimP — protein: MYMENVLISIRPEVEKILQSMGLELFDISFKKERGRWVLRIVIDDPSGYVSIAQCENVSVKVSDYLDREDLIPHSYVLEVSSPGLDRPLRGLNDYKRFTGKLAKFWLSNGRVLIGRIESADEDQVVLDVLGEKVKFKPEDVKRSRLEVEF
- a CDS encoding transcriptional repressor; this translates as MLYESLRKELRSRKYRMTAQREIVLKIFAESDERHLGAEDVYRKLSEKRYRISKATVYRTVELLSRLGFLRKLEFGEGVYRYELATPNAETLHQHLICKSCGELLEIDEQIVKQLVQNVERQTGYIVKDYDVKFFGLCPKCQSKSRNTAEESM
- a CDS encoding ComEC/Rec2 family competence protein, encoding MTLLLLFFKKKHLTLLAIFFCLGSFLASVHRYSGVYEVVGYAQIKRSNYVIATNVKIFQNNRWKRCLHKVKIHSKDIQVGESFYAFGELQFQFAYPPLVMKPFFAAGNTYSAKGFDKVHSELSKFKEKFSELLAKNTKDHFELFATLVFSDPTFDPSRAEEVRKSGLAHLFAVSGLHVGIVYTLFDILISFFTHSLFIRRPLSNLFTVLFATMTGPSPSALRAVLLLTIWNAFKLMDYPIEPLNLLGLVATLNLLVEPFILLSPSFMMSYAAAATLISIQDGIKNTNNLAKSMLISLSAFISVSPFLFLFSVVNVLAPLVSVPAVLLATPMLWASVLAMFLLMVGLQNTAATLLRGATPFAWILQRLIEFSSKLLNVSKSFPLYILSSAVFLLLLWHFGHKPKNLTS
- the nusA gene encoding transcription termination factor NusA → MNLNLLEALDQLEEEKGISKDEIIEILERALVSAYKKNFGTSKNVEVKIDRMTGDIQLFQVFDVVEKVTDELTQMSLEEARKIDPLTNIGKKVYKKINVKEFGRIAAQTAKQVLIQRLRELEKERQYEHYSGLAGVVTTCEVIRVTPDWADVRVGKIETRLLRRDWIAGETIKPGDLIKVYVVDVLKDKKGPKILVSRAVPEFVIGLLKLEVPEVENGIVQVKAVAREAGVRTKVGVVSTNPQVDPVGACIGEGGSRIAAILKELKGEKVDVFKWSDDPKQLIANALAPASVVSVEILDAERKAARVLVPPTQLSLAIGKGGQNARLAVKVTGWKIDIKPVMNV